The following are from one region of the Magallana gigas chromosome 4, xbMagGiga1.1, whole genome shotgun sequence genome:
- the LOC105348346 gene encoding E3 ubiquitin-protein ligase TRIM71-like — MDANVDQDVLLCSLCDTHDPPMYCDICHTHLCKACVGEHLSDESKEHKVVSFKKRGSTTRCPKHSSKQCELYCQNCNVPFCAVCASSKEHQGHKFIEISKSIAYKKEGIKKDLQELEKFIFPKYQEIASNISAQKADLNENSQELTTTIDEHGEDLHREIDTIIQKLKLDLKEMDSKSLTVLNKREDEITHTVSEITHCISELNKLMNSNDASLLSAYKSRNTEFRRLPPKLTVSLPSFTPSETNKEQLIQQFGSLSASSVKSDEDGYTLDFLGDESTSFDKILIDAPKVITDINTEYSDRTLRSVSCRSDEEIWTCGEDKIMRLYSLKGDLLKSVKTKSGDNPYDIAVNRNGDLVYTDYKDSTVNIMKNKQIETVIRLKGWSPCNICITSSGNLLIVLISDDVKQTKVVRYSGSIRKQIIQYNSKGNPLYSSDLYTKYIVENGNLDICVSDHGAQAVVVVNQGGNFRFTYTGPPSTTDEPFNPVGIATDRQSRILTADPNNNRIHILDQDGKLLRYIDNCHLRGPWGLCVDSQDDLIVAELPTSKVKKILYLENQLCISNARQ; from the coding sequence ATGGACGCGAATGTAGACCAGGATGTGTTATTGTGTAGTCTTTGTGACACCCATGACCCtcctatgtactgtgacatttgtcacacACATCTGTGTAAGgcctgtgtgggggaacatctctcAGACGAATCTAAAGAACACAAAGTTGTGTCCTTTAAGAAAAGAGGATCTACTACAAGATGTCCAAAACATTCCTCAAAACAATGCGAACTTTACTGTCAAAATTGTAACGTTCCTTTTTGTGCAGTGTGTGCTTCCTCTAAAGAACACCAAGGTcacaaatttattgaaatatcgAAAAGCATTGCCTACAAAAAAGAAggaattaaaaaagatttacaagaactagaaaaattcatttttccaaagTATCAAGAAATTGCATCAAACATCTCTGCTCAAAAAGCCGATCTAAATGAAAACTCTCAGGAATTGACAACAACTATCGATGaacatggagaagacttgcacagagaaatagacaccattaTTCAGAAACTGAAACTAGATCTAAAAGAAATGGATTCCAAAAGCCTGACTGTCCTAAATAAAAGGGAAGATGAAATCACTCACACCGTTTCTGAAATCACGCATTGTATTTCAGAATTGAACAAATTAATGAACTCCAATGACGCCAGTCTACTCTCTGCTTACAAGTCCAGGAATACTGAATttagaagattgcctcctaaactcacagtttCCTTACCAAGTTTTACTCCTTCTGAGACAAACAAAGAACAACTTattcaacagtttggttctctctCAGCTTCATCTGTCAAATCGGACGAAGATGGCTATACATTGGATTTTCTAGGTGATGAATCTACTTCCTTTGACAAAATACTTATTGATGCACCAAAGGTTATCACAGATATAAACACCGAATATAGCGACCGTACTCTGCGCAGTGTGTCTTGTAGGAGTGATGAAGAAATATGGACATGTGGTGAGGACAAAATCATGAGACTGTATAGCCTCAAAGGGGACCTATTAAAGTCAGTCAAAACCAAGTCTGGGGACAATCCATACGACATAGCGGTGAATAGAaatggggatctagtttatacagATTACAAGGATAGCACTGTGAACATAATgaagaataaacaaatagagACAGTAATCAGACTGAAGGGCTGGAGTCCTTGTAATATCTGTATTACCTCCTCTGGCAACCTCCTGATTGTCTTGATCAGTGATgatgtaaaacaaacaaaagtcgTGCGTTACTCTGGCTCAATTAGAAAGCAAATCATTCAATATAACAGCAAAGGCAACCCGCTCTATTCATCTGATCTGTACACGAAATACATCGTCGAGAAcgggaacctagatatctgcgTGTCGGACCATGGAGCTCaggcagtagtggtggtcaatcaagGCGGTAACTTcaggtttacctacactggtcctccctccaCTACCGATGAACCATTTAATCCAGTTGGCATCGCCACCGACAGACAgagtcggatcctgacagcagatcCTAACAACAATCGTATTCACATTCTGGATCAAGACGGAAAgctcctccgctacattgacaactgtcatttacgaGGTCCATGGGGATTATGCGTGGATAGCCAAGACGATCTCATCGTTGCTGAATTACCGACAAGTAAAGTTAAGAAAATCCTATATTTAGAGAACCAACTGTGCATATCTAATGCCCGTCAATAA
- the LOC105348347 gene encoding tripartite motif-containing protein 2: protein MDPSRNWAQDVLRCHLCDTPVPPMYCDICHIHLCKACVGEHLSDELKEHKVVSFKKRGSTTRCPNHSSKQCELYCQNCDSPICATCASSEEHQGHKFIEILKSLESKKEEMQNDLQELEKSIHPKYQEIASNISVQKDEIKENSQELASAIDKHGEDMHREIDIIIAKLKSNLGEIESKHLTVLNEHEQEITHTISEITQSILDLNKLLNSNDVSIISAYESRNAEFRTLPPKITLSLPMFTPFGIDKEQLRLQFGSLSASSIKTEEDEYTMDSPVAEPPSPEKPLTDVPKIIQNINTENKHSLLNINQGNKPSPSGRPLIGAPKVITAINTGYSDSTLRSVVCHTDDDLWTCGEDKIMRLYSLKGELLKSVKTRSGNNPYDIAVHRNGDLVYTDYKESTVNVMKNTQIQTVIRLKGWSPSNVCSTSSGNLLVVMISDDVKQTKVVRYSGSIRKQVIQYNSKGKPLYSSDLYTKYIAENGNLDICVSDHGAQAVVVVNQDGNFRFTYTGPLSTTDEPFNPVGIATDRQSRVLTADPNNQRIHILDKDGQIIRYIDNCHLRGPWGLCMDTRGNLFVAELPTCKVKKILYLEG, encoded by the coding sequence ATGGATCCCTCACGTAATTGGGctcaggatgtgttacggtgtcatctctgtgatACCCCGGTCCCacctatgtactgtgacatttgtcacattCATCTGTGTAAGGCCTGTGTGGGAGAACATCTCTCCGACGAATTGAAAGAACACAAAGTCGTGTCTTTCAAGAAAAGAGGATCCACCACTAGATGTCCAAATCATTCCTCAAAACAATGCGAACTTTACTGTCAAAATTGTGACAGTCCTATTTGTGCAACGTGTGCCTCCTCTGAAGAACACCAAGgtcataaatttattgaaatattgaaaagcCTAGAAAGCAAGAAAGAAGAAATGCAAAACGATTTGCAAGAACTGGAAAAATCAATTCATCCTAAATATCAAGAAATTGCATCTAACATCTCAGTTCAAAAAGacgaaataaaagaaaactccCAAGAATTGGCGTCAGCTATAGACAAGCATGGAGAGGATATGCATAGAGAAATAGACATCATTATCGCAAAACTGAAATCTAATCTTGGTGAAATAGAATCCAAACATCTGACTGTTCTAAATGAACATGAACAGGAAATCACacacaccatttctgaaattACACAGAGCATTTTAGACTTGAACAAATTACTGAACTCCAATGACGTCAGCATTATCTCTGCTTACGAATCTAGGAATGCTGAGTTCAGAACATTGCCCCCTAAAATCACACTTTCCTTACCAATGTTCACACCCTTTGGTATTGACAAGGAACAGTTGCGTctacagtttggttctctgtcagcgtcaTCCATCAAAACGGAAGAAGATGAATACACAATGGATTCTCCAGTTGCTGAACCGCCTTCCCCAGAAAAACCGCTCACTGATGTACCAAAGATAATCCAAAATATAAACACCGAGAATAAACATTCACTCTTGAATATTAATCAAGGCAACAAGCCCTCTCCTTCTGGCAGACCACTTATTGGTGCACCAAAGGTCATCACAGCTATTAACACTGGATATAGCGACAGTACCCTGCGTAGTGTGGTTTGCCATACTGACGACGATTTATGGACGTGCGGTGAGGACAAAATCATGAGACTTTATAGCCTCAAAGGGGAGCTATTAAAGTCAGTCAAAACCAGATCCGGGAACAATCCGTACGACATAGCTGTGCATAGGaatggggatctagtttatacagATTACAAGGAAAGCACCGTGAATGTaatgaagaatacacagatacagacagtgatcagactgaAGGGGTGGAGTCCTAGTAATGTCTGTAGTACGTCATCTGGcaacctcctggttgtcatgatcAGTGACgatgtaaaacaaacaaaagttgtgcgttactctGGCTCAATTAGAAAGCAAGTCATTCAATATAACAGCAAAGGAAAACCGCTTTATTCATCGGATTTGTACACGAAATACATCGCCGAGAAcgggaacctagatatctgcgTGTCGGACCATGGAGCTCaggcagtagtggtggtcaatcaagACGGTAActtccggtttacctacactggtccgcTCTCCACTACCGATGAACCATTTAATCCAGTTGGCATCGCCACCGACAGACAGAGTCGGGTCCTGACAGCAGACCCTAACAATCAGCGAATCCACATTCTAGATAAAGACGGACAAATAAttcgctacattgacaactgtcatctACGAGGTCCATGGGGTTTATGTATGGATACAAGGggcaacctctttgtggctgaatTACCGACatgtaaagtgaagaaaatcctATATTTAGAAGGTTGA